A genome region from Tolypothrix sp. PCC 7712 includes the following:
- a CDS encoding PEP-CTERM sorting domain-containing protein (PEP-CTERM proteins occur, often in large numbers, in the proteomes of bacteria that also encode an exosortase, a predicted intramembrane cysteine proteinase. The presence of a PEP-CTERM domain at a protein's C-terminus predicts cleavage within the sorting domain, followed by covalent anchoring to some some component of the (usually Gram-negative) cell surface. Many PEP-CTERM proteins exhibit an unusual sequence composition that includes large numbers of potential glycosylation sites. Expression of one such protein has been shown restore the ability of a bacterium to form floc, a type of biofilm.): MSKHTAFISALVVTTGVALAATAMPASAVTFGFNNIAGGDTVGDAYNSKFSFDLIDQGNNTVLFKFANNTLSVANEDPTIKQVAFSVDSTAGNLLSGITFNSSFNTSLNGVSFSSDTSNLSQSNKIAGWDGTTLGAGVVGGNANGVQKGEVLGIQFTGNYNSILDAITKGKLQIGIHAGSLVGGASDAYVNSTSYVSSAPTQSVPEPATIFGLMAFGMGGLLTKKNGKNAKKEALAVKVTV; the protein is encoded by the coding sequence ATGAGTAAGCACACTGCCTTTATTTCAGCGCTTGTAGTAACAACAGGCGTTGCGTTAGCAGCGACTGCAATGCCAGCCTCTGCCGTAACTTTCGGATTCAATAACATCGCTGGTGGTGATACTGTTGGTGATGCTTATAACTCCAAATTTTCCTTTGATCTTATTGATCAGGGAAACAATACTGTGCTATTCAAGTTTGCCAACAATACTCTTTCCGTGGCAAATGAAGACCCTACTATTAAACAGGTTGCGTTTAGCGTTGATAGTACTGCAGGTAATCTTTTATCTGGTATAACATTCAATTCTTCATTTAATACATCTCTGAACGGAGTCAGCTTTAGCAGTGATACTAGCAATTTATCACAAAGCAATAAAATAGCAGGATGGGATGGTACAACCTTAGGTGCTGGAGTTGTAGGTGGTAACGCCAATGGAGTACAAAAAGGTGAAGTTTTAGGAATTCAGTTTACAGGAAACTACAACTCTATTCTTGATGCTATTACTAAAGGTAAATTGCAAATAGGTATTCATGCTGGTAGCCTTGTAGGTGGTGCTAGTGATGCTTATGTAAACAGCACTTCTTATGTAAGCAGTGCCCCTACGCAATCTGTGCCTGAACCAGCTACAATCTTTGGTCTGATGGCTTTTGGTATGGGTGGATTATTGACAAAGAAAAATGGCAAAAATGCTAAAAAAGAAGCCCTAGCAGTCAAAGTTACAGTTTAA
- a CDS encoding helix-turn-helix domain-containing protein: protein MTTTSVYLLTIPGNPPIEIPRDQLRSLLADIEAELHRSKVYRNALGTLQELLGSSSEQAKVLFKAVSREAIALAFQQFATHHQQVTNIVPQTDVASISSNIKAEDSSNLLQPLTSLKSDISEPVANTNIDHLPSQVATTDDVVNKPESKLTKKVWKKWLNYNQKPSTTQQQQQTLNEEYAITLRQIGQQFQQARELRGWSLIELKEHTHVPIHHMDALEKGNINLLPEDVFVRGFIRIIGNTLGLNGTALAASLPKHETAASQAALPSWCQAQKATGGFGLELRPMHLYVGYTALVAGALGGLSFVSSQANSDKTLRVDVDSQPASSLPKSTQKQEANAKPGLKSGSTRVMVGPDISPPEAL, encoded by the coding sequence ATGACTACTACATCTGTATATTTGCTAACAATCCCCGGAAATCCTCCTATTGAAATTCCTCGCGATCAATTGCGATCGCTGCTTGCTGATATTGAAGCTGAATTACACCGTAGTAAGGTTTATAGGAATGCTTTAGGTACTTTACAAGAGTTGCTAGGGTCTTCATCTGAGCAAGCCAAGGTTTTATTTAAAGCAGTCAGCAGAGAAGCAATTGCTTTAGCATTTCAGCAATTTGCAACACATCATCAACAAGTTACAAATATCGTTCCGCAGACAGATGTTGCTAGCATTTCTTCCAATATAAAAGCAGAAGACTCTAGTAATTTATTACAACCACTAACAAGTCTTAAATCAGACATATCCGAGCCAGTAGCAAATACAAATATAGATCATTTGCCATCACAGGTAGCTACAACAGATGATGTAGTCAATAAACCCGAATCTAAATTAACCAAAAAGGTATGGAAGAAGTGGCTTAATTACAATCAGAAGCCATCTACTACCCAACAACAACAGCAAACACTCAATGAAGAGTATGCAATTACTTTGCGTCAAATAGGGCAACAATTTCAGCAAGCACGAGAATTGCGAGGATGGTCTTTAATAGAACTTAAAGAACATACTCATGTGCCAATTCATCATATGGATGCTTTAGAGAAAGGGAATATAAATCTATTACCAGAAGATGTGTTTGTTCGTGGCTTTATTCGCATTATCGGCAATACTTTGGGACTAAATGGTACAGCTTTAGCAGCTTCCTTACCTAAACATGAGACAGCAGCATCACAAGCCGCTTTACCTTCTTGGTGTCAGGCGCAGAAAGCGACTGGTGGATTTGGACTAGAACTCCGCCCAATGCATTTATATGTAGGCTATACAGCCCTTGTTGCTGGAGCATTAGGAGGATTGTCTTTTGTATCATCACAAGCAAACTCTGATAAAACGCTTCGTGTTGATGTGGACAGCCAACCCGCTTCATCCTTACCTAAATCAACTCAGAAACAAGAAGCCAATGCTAAACCAGGACTAAAGTCTGGTAGTACTCGTGTGATGGTTGGGCCTGACATTTCTCCACCAGAAGCACTGTAG
- a CDS encoding alpha/beta hydrolase encodes MSINRLQLPLDLLFKLVIGFVIIGAIAYFCVCIFLFIQQTRLIFFPSPVIEKTPGLFHLPYEEVWLPVPGRTAKGERIHGWWMKAKQTDKKSHDKVLLFLHGNGINIGANLAYASRFYQLGFSVLLIDYRGYGRSQGAFPNESRVYQDAATAWNHLVQQRKIPPKHIFIYGHSLGGAIAIDLAIKHPEAAGLIVESSFTSIRDVVAYRNLFWMFPVNLILTQRFESIKKIPMVKMPVLFIHGMEDSSVPFFMSQKLYAIAPEPKQLILVPNAGHNNLADLAGVQYLQWIDDFVKQVYVRR; translated from the coding sequence ATGAGCATAAACAGGTTGCAACTGCCATTGGATTTATTATTCAAGCTGGTAATTGGATTCGTTATTATTGGTGCGATCGCATATTTTTGTGTATGTATATTTCTGTTTATTCAGCAAACCCGGCTGATATTTTTTCCTTCTCCTGTGATTGAAAAAACACCAGGGTTGTTTCATCTTCCTTATGAGGAAGTTTGGTTACCAGTACCGGGGCGAACTGCTAAAGGGGAACGCATCCACGGTTGGTGGATGAAAGCTAAACAAACCGATAAAAAATCCCATGACAAAGTTCTGTTGTTTCTCCACGGTAACGGTATCAACATTGGTGCAAATCTTGCCTATGCATCTCGGTTTTATCAACTAGGATTCTCTGTATTGCTGATTGATTATCGGGGTTATGGTCGCAGCCAAGGGGCCTTTCCCAACGAAAGCAGAGTATATCAGGATGCAGCTACAGCTTGGAATCATTTAGTACAGCAACGAAAAATTCCACCCAAGCATATTTTTATTTATGGTCATTCTTTAGGCGGTGCGATCGCAATTGATTTAGCTATCAAACACCCAGAAGCTGCGGGATTAATTGTGGAAAGTTCTTTTACCTCTATTCGAGATGTGGTAGCTTACAGGAACTTGTTTTGGATGTTTCCCGTCAATTTAATCCTGACACAACGGTTTGAATCGATAAAAAAAATACCAATGGTGAAAATGCCAGTTTTATTTATTCATGGCATGGAAGATTCAAGTGTGCCGTTTTTTATGAGCCAAAAACTGTATGCTATTGCGCCCGAACCAAAACAGCTAATTTTAGTTCCCAACGCTGGACATAACAATTTAGCAGATTTAGCTGGTGTGCAATATCTGCAATGGATTGATGATTTTGTAAAACAAGTTTATGTTCGCAGATAA